Below is a genomic region from Treponema sp. OMZ 798.
CACGGCTTTAAAAAATCTCCTTCTGGCTTTTCAAAAATCGCCTTATTATTTTACAATGAAGCAGATAACCCAATTTACCGATTCCAGAGGAGTTCCCCTGCTTGGGCAATACTCTGAAGAAACCTTACAGAATTTTATGAAGGAAAAAACAGGCTCCTCAGAAAAATATATAATTCCGGATATTCTTACCTTTACAAACTCTGCAAATGATAGATTCTATCTGCTTACCGAAAAGGTCGTTCCTCTTTTAATATCCCTCATCAATGAAGCAAGAAAACCGGTCAGGGAGCTATGTATAAAAAGATGGCATGAGATGTTAATGAATTTTGAGCAAGATGACTCAATGAAAAACGACACGGCTTTCAATGAATTATTAAAAGAAATAACCGCTCATTCGGCACCGAATCTATACGGACTTTTAAATGCTTCGTTTATTTTATCGATTATTGCAGATCCCCGCTTAAATGAAATTCAAGCTATGGAAATAAACCGAATTTTTCCGGCAGGTAAACCTGCATCATATAACGAAATTTTAATGCTTAATCGATACGAGATTTTAAGCGATACAAAGATTCTTCTTCCATTCTGGTATACGATTCCTATAATTTCTGCAATAATTGCATTTTTTAAACGCAAGAAAAAGGTAGCTCAGCCTGTACAGCCTGAAAAAAAAGAAACTACCTATAAAAAGCCTAAGCAAAAATTAAAGGATGCTGCAGAAAAAATAAGTACCGAATTTATTCCTGAAGGAATGACAATTGATCAAGCCCTCGAAAAAACTTTAGATGAATGGAATCATACTTTGGGACATCCTGCACGCGAGAATCTGACAGAGGACGTAAATGCATTAATTAGAGATTATTTACGGGGAATAAATAGAACCCTTTCCTTTTCCAGCTTTACCGCCGACAGAGTCAGAGGACTGGCTAAAACTCTGCTGGAGTCTCCGGGGCTTTTAAAAATAAAGGAAAGAAAGGCCTTGCAAGATTATATAGAGCTCTATATCATAAAATTAGTATCGCAGTATTCTTAATTTATGTTGAGTTTTATAACTACAACCAACACCATTTTTTTAAGCATCCTCCTTCAAGCCTTTCCTTTTATGCTTTTGGGAATAGTTATATCTTCAATCCTGCATGTTTTTATTTCGGATAATTTTATCGTCAAAGTTTTTCCGAGCAGGCACGGCCTTGGATTTTTGACTGCCTTATTCGGCGGCCTTGTTTTTCCGGTATGTGAGTGTGCAGCGGTGCCTGTTCTTTCCGGGCTTGTAAAAAAGGGAGTTGCCATGCCTATTGCGGTAACCTTTATGCTTGCGGCCCCTATTTTAAATCCTATTTCGATAATGGCTACCTTATATGCCTTTCCTGAATATCCGATGGCTGCGATATATAGGGTAATCTTTGGGATAGTAACAGCCGCCTCCATCGGAATCTTACTTTTGTTCTATCCTAAAAACGAATATTTGAAGGAAGACATAGAGCATGATTGTTCTTGCAGCTGCGGGGACTCTTGCTGTGCATCTAAAAATTCCGGGCAAAACTCTTTTATTGAAAACCTCAAGGAAATGTTTTTACACAGCGGAACTGAATTTTTTAATGTCGGGCCTTATTTGATATTGGGAGCCTTATTTACATCTCTAATACGAGCCGGAGTACCGAGTAATTTTTTTATAAAGTTTAATGAATCCCATTCTTTGAGCGGAATATTAATTATGATGCTTTTTGCATTTGTTTTTTCTGCATGTTCAACATCGGATGCCTTTATTGCCCGCAGCTTTTATGGCAGTTTTTCACTCTTTTCGATTATGGGTTTTCTTGTATACGGACCTATGATGGATATAAAAAATATCTTCATGCTTTTATCTATTTTTAAAAAACGGTTTGTAATAGAGTTGATGATAATCATAACTGTTATGAATATCATTTTTATAAGTGCAATGGGTTTTATATTTTTATAAATAAAAATTAATAGGCAGGATATGAAAAAAATACTTTTAAATATTTTTCTTGAAAAAATTATACGCTCATTATTATTGTTGGCAGCTTCTATTATTTTTATCTATGCGGTCGCATCAAAAAAAGCCCTCTTGTATGTTCATGTCCGCCACACAGGTATAATTATCTTTTCTGCTATTGTATTTTTTATTATAGGCATTCTTACAATGCGTGATGCTTTTTATTTTCCATATCACACTCATTCAAAAAGGGAATCTCCCTTGTACCTAATAATTTTTTTACTGCCAATTTTGTTTGCTCTCCTTATTCCGTACAAGGTCTTAACTTCAGACTCTCTTGCATTTAACGGAGATATTTTTTCATTTCAAAAGCAAAAAGAAGACACAGGCCCTAATTTCAATTTTAGACCAAGCAGGCTTTTGGAATTGGAAGACGGCTTTGTAGTTATGGATAATGAAACTTTCGGACGCTGGCTGCCTGAACTTTATTTAAATTTGGACTCATGGGTAAATAAGAAGATAAAAATTGAAGGTGCCGTTTGGAAAAATCCGGAAGTTTTAAGTAAAAACGAATTCGCAATAGGAAGGATGTTAATGGTTTGCTGTGCAGCCGATATGCAGCCGGCAGGTCTGGTAGCTCAATGGCTTAAGGCCGATGAGCTAAAAGAAGACGATTGGGTCTGCGTTACAGGAACAATTTCTAAAACAGAATATGAAGGCAGCTTTGAGCCATTAATCATAGTCGATAATATAGAATTTATTCCGCGCCCTGCCTTAGAATATGTCTATCCTTTTTAGATAAGAGTTTTAATCGGCAGCTTTATTTATGACTCTTTAGACCAGTCCGTTTCTTTATCCATTTTTACTAGAACCGATTTTGTAATTTCTGCAATAGATTCTTTTGCATTAACCTTTCTGTTTTTAAAAATACATCTATGGGCAAGAACATAAGGAGCGATTGTTTCAATATCGGTATCTTCAATCCAGTTTCGGCCGTTAGAGAGAGCAACAGTTTTTGCAAGATGCAAAAACTGTAAAGAGGCTCTTGGAGAAGCGCCTAACTCAATATCGGAATGTTCCCGTGTTTTATTGCAAATATCTATTATAGCTTTTTGTAAGGCCTTGTGACAATAAACTTTTTCTTGCTCTTCACGGGAAGCCGCTATATCGCCTGTAGTTATAATGGGATAAAGTTTTGAAAGAGCCGACACGCCGGGATTACCTTGGAGTATTTCGAGAGCAGACTCATCATCAGGATAACCTACCGAAACGGAAAGCATAAAGCGGTCAAGCTGAGCCGGAGGCAAGGGATAGGTTCCAACCGTTTCCACAGGGTTTTGAGTGGCAGCAGTAAAAAAAACATCAGATAGTCTGTAAGTTTGCCTTCCGACAGTAACCTGCTTTTCTTCCATAACTTCAAGAAGGGCGGCTTGTACCTTAGGAGGAGTTCTATTTAATTCGTCAGCCAAAAAAATATCACAAAAAACGGGACCCTTTATAAATTCAAAACTTTGAGTTTGTGCATTAAAAACATCAACACCGGTAATATCATATGGAAGTAAGTCCGGCGTACATTGAATCCTTTTAAAATCGGCAGGATTTCCATAATCCTTTTTTATTAATTTAGCCAAGGCTTTTACCATTGTTGTTTTTCCGACGCCGGGAACATCATCTATAAGAACATGGCCTCCGGTCAAAAATGCAGCAACAAAAAGGCGGATAATCTCATCCTTTCCTTTTACTACTAAGCCTATATTTCTTATAAGCTCATCTATTATATCTTTTGTATTCATATCAAACAGTATAACCGAAAATATAATTTTGTCTATATCAAAAGGTTCTATAAATTAAAAGTAAAAATATCCTTTACAAAAATATTAACGCAGTTTTTAAAATTGGTTTTATCCAAGTTTTCAATCGTAAAATTTTTACTGTAAAGAGTATACCCGTTTTTATCTGCTAACTTAAAAAAAAGAGTTTTGCCGGAGTATGTCAACCTAAGGGAGAATTTAGAATCGCCATCTTCCATAAAACGAGATGATAATATCAATTTTTTCATTTTTTTTGCTGTAATTTTTGTGTTTTCAGTTTTATCTATATCCGCAGTTATTTTTACAGGTAATTTTATATCATATTCTAAAAAGCCGGCAGGATTTAAATCAAAAAGGGATTCCAAATAAAGATAATAAAGTTGTGAAGAGTTTTTTTTCGCGATTTTACTTCCTTGGGCATACAGATCTGCAAGACTATGTTTTTCCCATTCCGAATCCATTTTTGAAATACCTTCATTTAGCAGCTTTAAATCTTCCTCAAGGATTCCCCTGTCGGCAAGATAGATGCCGGCACTTTGCGGAATAAACATGGTTTCTATAGATTCAGCCTTTCTAAGATATTTTAAAGCTTTTTTCCCCTTGCCTTTAAATGCATGATAATAGTAAGTATTTGTATAAAGAGTATTTGTATTGCTGATTAAATCTCCTGTATTGTTTTTCTTATATTCTTTTGCAACCTTTAAAGAATACAATCTAAAAACGGCATCATAATATGTATATTTTAGTTTATAGTTTATCTTATTGTTAAAATTTTTTATCCAATCTAAAAAACCTAATGTTAATCTGGTTTTTTCAAAATTATATTTGCGTATGTATAATGATTTTTTTATGTCATACAGATTGCTTTTAAATTCGTTTACACTCAAACCGTAATTTGAAATCCATGCTTCACTGATATTTTGCAGTTCATTTAAAATATATTGTTCGGCTTTTTCAATATGACCTGTTTTCAAAAATAGATTTATAATGCTTAAAGCCGAAAGAGGCGTTTCATCATCAGCATACGCCGAAAGATATGCAGAAAGGGCCTGCGAAAAATTATTTCTTCTTTCTTCAAGTTCTCCCAGCATCATATAACCAGATGTACGCTCTTCCATATTTAAAGCAGCCTTTGCATCCTCTATTGCATTATCAAACCGATAAAATTGACTTTCTAAAATAGCCTTATTATAATAGTAAACTGATCCCGAATATGTTCTGCTGCCTTGTTCTGCTCCCCTTATTGCCTTTGTATAAAACTCTTTGGATTTCTCATAATCAAACATTTCATTGTATAAAGTTCCTAAAGAGTTATAAACCGATAAGTCTTCTCCATACCGCTTTATGTTATCCAATAAAAAATTTATTCCTTCCTCCGGCCTGTGGCACTTATAACATAACCAGCCGTAATTGGAAGCAGCAAAACGGTCATAAGGGATAAGGCGTAAATAATTTTTAATATAGATCAAGGCTTCTTCATATTTATTTAGCAAAGATGCACAACTTGAAAGATAAAATAAGATACTGCTGTTTTCAGGATTAATTTCTAAGCCTTTTTTTAAGGCCTTATATGCAGGATTATATAATTCTTTATTATGATAAATTTCCCCCAACTTTAAAAACAAACTATCGTTTTGAGGATATTTTTTTATTCCATCTTGCAAAAGAGATAAGGCCCGCTCCCAATTCTCAGCTTCCACTGCCTTTTCGGCCTCAATAACAATGGTTTCTGCGTTTTCTGCAACGACAAAACACGATACAAGACAAAAAGCAAGTAAGAGAATTATTTTTTTTGTTTTGTTTTTTAAAATATTTTTGGCAGTATTTGCATCTTCTATTGTACATTCCGGTGCAAATTTCGCCTTTTGAATAAGCGCATTCATTTCTTTTGTGTCCTCATCGCTCCGTGTCTTTTTCTTAAATAGCTTACCTGCCGTGAGCACGACTCTTCTATTATTCCCTGAAAATTTTAATACAAGATGAGGACGCGCCTTGTAAGCTGCAAGTATCATAATCAAAAAAATAATTATAATAAATCTGAATAAGGATATGTTCTCTTTAAAAAATTGTTTTATATAAGTACTTATGTTTGAAATATCATCTTCCTTTTCGGTGATTTCCGTAATTTTTATTTCACTGCGTTTTTCGAGGATTTCACTTAAAAGAGAATTAAATTCCTCTCCTCCCGCATTCATTCCAAAGTTAATATTTTCTCCTTCGGCAAGCTGAGAAGTTGTAGGATCAAAGCTGACCCATCCGATAAAAGGAAAGAAAACCTCAACCCATGCATGGGCCATGTTTGCCCGTACAGGATAATAATTCATAACTTCAGATTCGGGCTGAACAAAAAATCCTACCGCCACTCTGGCAGGTATTCCTATGCTTCTAAGCATGAGAGCATAAGAAAAGGCAAAGTAAGTACAATATCCTTTTTTTGTTTCAGTCAAAAAATATTTTAGCTGATTACCGTCATGAGCCTTGCCCGGTTTTAGAGAATACCTGAAATCTCCATCCGTAAAATAAAATTGAAGCGCTAAAACTTTATCCAAATAATCTGGAATATCTCCGGTTATTTCTTCAGCTGTTTGATGCACAAGTTTAAAACTTTCTTCATCAATTTTAGTATAAAAATCCAAATCCTCTTTCGACATTCCCTCATCTTCATCCCCTGACGGAAATGCCTCTCCATAAAGATCAGATGCAAAATCAAATATTGCATCGCTAAAGACCTTGTACCCTCCGTTAAATTTTGAACTGTCCCAAATCTCATAAGGAATTACCTGTGTCGGATAATCCATAGCAATAAAGGAAGATGGTGATAGGTTCACAAAAAAATATTCTTGCGCAACTTTTTCACGCATAGAAAAGGCTCTATGCAAAATATCTTTTTGCCCCTTAGGCAGAGAGGTAATTTGAGCCTTTTCGGATGGAGCTTTTTTTTCATAAAAACCTTTTGCAGAATCCCAGCCTGAAAGATACATTCGCCTTAACATGTTGTGAGAAAAATCATTATCAAAATGAGCGACTAAAATAAGGTCACCACTCATTTTAATTTCAGATTGCAATTTTAAATAATCGGAAAAATCAAATCTAAAAAGAGTGGGCTGCAATAAACCTCCATGATTAACCGATGCAGATTCATTATAGTTTTTTAATACAAAGGTCATTATAAAGGCAAAAAACGGTAAAAAAAGCAAAAAAAATGCAAATTGTTTTTTTTCAAAATTAAAAGATAAAAAAATGCGAATCATTTCGATTGCAGAAAAACTAAGTGAAAACAAAACTGCATATATCGGATGGTCAAAAACCGACATTGAAAAATTTCCCTGCCCAAAAAAGAACAAAGCAAATACACTAAATAGAATTATAGGTTCATAACGTCTATATTTTTCTTTTTGACAAAATAAAATAGTCGATACCGAAATAAAAAAAGATTGAATTATCAAAAAAGGAAGAATAACACCCAGCCTTAAATATAGGATATCAAAAGGCTCGGCTGAAATAATTTTTAATAAAAATAAAATAAAAATAAAAAAAATACTAATACTTAATAACAACAAAATAATAGAAGCCGATATCTTTATCCGTTTTTTTTGAAGTTGATAGCACAAATAAATTACAATAACAGCCCAAACAGGAAGAACGAATGAAGGTAAAATTTCAAACAAGTATAATGACGGAATAATACTTAGCATTACCAGCGAGAATATACGTAAAAGAAAATTAAGCTTATATCGAGTAAGCATAAAATCCTCCGCTCTTTAATTCATTTTTTAGAATTTCAATCTTTTCGTTCATTTCTTTTGATAAGCGGTTATATTTTTTTTGGGAAGAGGTATAAAACAAAAAAGAAAACAAACGGTTCTTAGGTACGGTAATTATACTTTCAAGCCCGGTATAAAAAGCACATTCATTTTTATGATCCGAAAAAATTCCAAAAAGTCTTTCTAAAATTTTCTTGCTTGATTGTACAGGCATAAAAAAATAGAGCAAACAAGTTTTTTTGTTTTCTTCATCAATAAAAAAATTCTTTTTTAGTTTAGGCTGAGCTTTATTCATTTTTTTTAGAATCCTAATTTGAGGAATTGAAAAAATTCTTTTTATCGATTCTTCCGCATCTATATCACCCGGATAAACTGTTTCGGTTTCATAAGAGTTTTTTTCGCCATCATAAAAACGGATATTAAAACTTATTCCTTTTTGGTGTAAATAAAAAGCTATCGACGTACTCAAATTAATAAATTCATCGAATCTATTTTTATAAAATACAATATCTTTATTTACAATCGGACTTTCAACATATAGCGTAAAAAAAATTCTCGGCGGCGGAACAAAATCTCCCTGCTTTACATTAAGTTCTTGAGTGTGCGCATACAGCTTCCAGTTAATTTTTCTTATATCATCGCCGGGAAAATACGGGCGCGAAT
It encodes:
- a CDS encoding DUF58 domain-containing protein; this translates as MKVFRLTVSGAIYIVFSILLLTAAGVRGELFAIVCGVCLCLYFVLSLILISLSVLLWQKADSLVELKNETISILPLEERKGKKLFPIVLPGVFVFYGFEFSSDLNNKKGRRLKFNIKLKRTAAHFPLPKEERGRFFLEKEYIEISDLAGFFSFRLLKNEKSIPQLFIYPMMTEVKSFALPEILNETSAHTINLRRTDELYDSRPYFPGDDIRKINWKLYAHTQELNVKQGDFVPPPRIFFTLYVESPIVNKDIVFYKNRFDEFINLSTSIAFYLHQKGISFNIRFYDGEKNSYETETVYPGDIDAEESIKRIFSIPQIRILKKMNKAQPKLKKNFFIDEENKKTCLLYFFMPVQSSKKILERLFGIFSDHKNECAFYTGLESIITVPKNRLFSFLFYTSSQKKYNRLSKEMNEKIEILKNELKSGGFYAYSI
- a CDS encoding permease, translated to MLSFITTTNTIFLSILLQAFPFMLLGIVISSILHVFISDNFIVKVFPSRHGLGFLTALFGGLVFPVCECAAVPVLSGLVKKGVAMPIAVTFMLAAPILNPISIMATLYAFPEYPMAAIYRVIFGIVTAASIGILLLFYPKNEYLKEDIEHDCSCSCGDSCCASKNSGQNSFIENLKEMFLHSGTEFFNVGPYLILGALFTSLIRAGVPSNFFIKFNESHSLSGILIMMLFAFVFSACSTSDAFIARSFYGSFSLFSIMGFLVYGPMMDIKNIFMLLSIFKKRFVIELMIIITVMNIIFISAMGFIFL
- a CDS encoding transglutaminase domain-containing protein — its product is MLTRYKLNFLLRIFSLVMLSIIPSLYLFEILPSFVLPVWAVIVIYLCYQLQKKRIKISASIILLLLSISIFFIFILFLLKIISAEPFDILYLRLGVILPFLIIQSFFISVSTILFCQKEKYRRYEPIILFSVFALFFFGQGNFSMSVFDHPIYAVLFSLSFSAIEMIRIFLSFNFEKKQFAFFLLFLPFFAFIMTFVLKNYNESASVNHGGLLQPTLFRFDFSDYLKLQSEIKMSGDLILVAHFDNDFSHNMLRRMYLSGWDSAKGFYEKKAPSEKAQITSLPKGQKDILHRAFSMREKVAQEYFFVNLSPSSFIAMDYPTQVIPYEIWDSSKFNGGYKVFSDAIFDFASDLYGEAFPSGDEDEGMSKEDLDFYTKIDEESFKLVHQTAEEITGDIPDYLDKVLALQFYFTDGDFRYSLKPGKAHDGNQLKYFLTETKKGYCTYFAFSYALMLRSIGIPARVAVGFFVQPESEVMNYYPVRANMAHAWVEVFFPFIGWVSFDPTTSQLAEGENINFGMNAGGEEFNSLLSEILEKRSEIKITEITEKEDDISNISTYIKQFFKENISLFRFIIIIFLIMILAAYKARPHLVLKFSGNNRRVVLTAGKLFKKKTRSDEDTKEMNALIQKAKFAPECTIEDANTAKNILKNKTKKIILLLAFCLVSCFVVAENAETIVIEAEKAVEAENWERALSLLQDGIKKYPQNDSLFLKLGEIYHNKELYNPAYKALKKGLEINPENSSILFYLSSCASLLNKYEEALIYIKNYLRLIPYDRFAASNYGWLCYKCHRPEEGINFLLDNIKRYGEDLSVYNSLGTLYNEMFDYEKSKEFYTKAIRGAEQGSRTYSGSVYYYNKAILESQFYRFDNAIEDAKAALNMEERTSGYMMLGELEERRNNFSQALSAYLSAYADDETPLSALSIINLFLKTGHIEKAEQYILNELQNISEAWISNYGLSVNEFKSNLYDIKKSLYIRKYNFEKTRLTLGFLDWIKNFNNKINYKLKYTYYDAVFRLYSLKVAKEYKKNNTGDLISNTNTLYTNTYYYHAFKGKGKKALKYLRKAESIETMFIPQSAGIYLADRGILEEDLKLLNEGISKMDSEWEKHSLADLYAQGSKIAKKNSSQLYYLYLESLFDLNPAGFLEYDIKLPVKITADIDKTENTKITAKKMKKLILSSRFMEDGDSKFSLRLTYSGKTLFFKLADKNGYTLYSKNFTIENLDKTNFKNCVNIFVKDIFTFNL
- a CDS encoding MoxR family ATPase — translated: MNTKDIIDELIRNIGLVVKGKDEIIRLFVAAFLTGGHVLIDDVPGVGKTTMVKALAKLIKKDYGNPADFKRIQCTPDLLPYDITGVDVFNAQTQSFEFIKGPVFCDIFLADELNRTPPKVQAALLEVMEEKQVTVGRQTYRLSDVFFTAATQNPVETVGTYPLPPAQLDRFMLSVSVGYPDDESALEILQGNPGVSALSKLYPIITTGDIAASREEQEKVYCHKALQKAIIDICNKTREHSDIELGASPRASLQFLHLAKTVALSNGRNWIEDTDIETIAPYVLAHRCIFKNRKVNAKESIAEITKSVLVKMDKETDWSKES
- a CDS encoding TIGR03943 family protein, with translation MKKILLNIFLEKIIRSLLLLAASIIFIYAVASKKALLYVHVRHTGIIIFSAIVFFIIGILTMRDAFYFPYHTHSKRESPLYLIIFLLPILFALLIPYKVLTSDSLAFNGDIFSFQKQKEDTGPNFNFRPSRLLELEDGFVVMDNETFGRWLPELYLNLDSWVNKKIKIEGAVWKNPEVLSKNEFAIGRMLMVCCAADMQPAGLVAQWLKADELKEDDWVCVTGTISKTEYEGSFEPLIIVDNIEFIPRPALEYVYPF